A window of Phocoena phocoena chromosome 6, mPhoPho1.1, whole genome shotgun sequence contains these coding sequences:
- the LOC136125044 gene encoding adenylate kinase isoenzyme 6-like: protein MLLPNILLTGTPGVGKTTLGKELASRSGLKYVNVGDSAREGQLYDGYDEEYDCPILDEDRVVDELENQMSEGGVIVDYHGCDFFPECWFHIVFVLKTDNSVLYNRLETRGYNQKKLKDNIQCEIFQVLYEEALGSYKEEIVHQLPSNKPEDLEDNINQILKWIEQWVKDHRSCLNKNATLQSLLIPLC from the coding sequence ATGTTGCTTCCGAACATCCTGCTCACTGGTACACCAGGGGTTGGAAAAACCACACTAGGCAAAGAACTTGCATCAAGATCAGGACTGAAATACGTTAATGTGGGTGATTCAGCACGAGAAGGGCAGTTATATGATGGCTATGATGAAGAGTATGATTGTCCCATTTTAGATGAAGACAGAGTAGTTGATGAGTTAGAAAACCAAATGAGTGAAGGTGGAGTTATTGTTGATTACCATGGTTGTGATTTCTTCCCTGAATGCTGGTTTCATATAGTATTTGTGCTGAAAACAGATAACAGTGTTTTGTACAACAGACTTGAAACTAGGGGTTATAATCAGAAGAAACTAAAAGACAATATTCAATGTGAaatttttcaagttctttatGAAGAAGCCTTGGGATCCTACAAGGAAGAAATAGTGCATCAGTTGCCGAGCAATAAACCAGAAGATCTAGAGGATAATATCAATCAGATATTGAAATGGATAGAGCAGTGGGTCAAAGATCATCGCTCTTGTCTTAACAAGAATGCCACTTTACAATCACTCTTGATACCTCTCTGCTGA